GCTCCATCTGCAGCTTTGGTGCCTGAGGTCATCAGACATATGACTGCCTACCCCCCACGCCCAAAATTCAAGGTAGGGCTTCAGAGCGCTTGGAGGGGGGGTGGGATTTCCACCGTCTCCTCAATCCCACCTCCACACTAACTGGGAAGCTGCCTTTGCTGTAACCCTAACCGCTGCTGCTTTCAAAAGGGGCGCAGGAACTTGTCGTGGACGCAGGCAGCTCCCTGGATGGCTGGTGCTGGAGGTTCCCGAGCATGCAGTACTCAATGCCCGCCGCAGTGGGGCATCTACACCGTCCCTGAAGGGCCCCACCACCCCCGGCTCGGAGCAAGATGACCCCAAAGGTTCAGGCCTTTAGACacccctggaactgaactcaaccCCCAAACTCTGTCAAAGGCCCAAGAGGCCTAGAAGGGAACCAGACACTTCGGAGCAATCATCCAGGGAGAAAGCGCAATGGGCAGGGCACTCAGGGAGGGAGAATGGAAAACAGTCGGGGAAAAGGGGGGAACAGTGCTGTCGTTCTGTGGGAACAGCAATCGTGGTCacacagcccaccagctgtgaactgCTGACACCCAACCTGCCAGGTAAACGTTCACCCAGAGAAAACCCAAAAACTAATCtcaccaactcaaagcaaccatcTAGGACAGGGTATGTAAGTGCTCCCCACGGGCTGCTGAGGCAGTTAACGCTACAGAGCagcggatgggtttgaactgctcaccttgtaacCATCTCTGCCAGCAAGCTGCTCCGCCCAGCTCTCAGAGTGAAAGACAAGCCACCGAGGGCAGccacgcagcagcagcagctgccagCACCACAGCCACACAGAGAGGCGACAGACGGGGCGGGGTCTCCAACAAGTCACTCATGGCTGCAGTCCTCACCACAGCAGGGTCAGCACCCTTCCCTGCCAAGGCCTGGGTCTCTGCTCAGCCTGTGCCGCGAATGCAGCCAGCAACAACGGGCACAGCCCTGTGCCAAAAAAACTGGACTGACAAAACCCACTCAGTCCTGAGTGGGAACCGGCTGCCCCGATACTAAGCAGCAGACAAGGCAATCCCCCTTCCAGACTCAGAGCCACACCTGACGCAGCCCGCAGCGCAGAAAGCCTCCAAGAGCACTCaggactccctgggagacgggcACAAGGAAAGCACCACAAGTCTCGAGCAAATCAGAGAAAAGACCATCCAAAACACATGCAAACCCCCAATGGACGAAGGGACCTTACGGCGTCCAGCCTCCATGGCCAAGACTTACAAGCAAGTGCCAAGCGCAGGCCTCTGGAAGGAATGGAAATAGCAGGTCTGGATCAAGTGAGAGACAAGACCCCAAAACATAAAAACTACCCaaaaaagggttgctatgagccgagaCTAAATCTGGAATCTCTCGCCCATCCCAAACACAGGCTGCCCACAAGGTAGGGTGAGCGCCACCAAGGGTTGGGAACACCTTGGCTAATGGGCATCTGAGATGGGCAGCATGTGCCCAAGGCAAAGGCCCAAGGGCAGGAGGGTTGGCAGAGGAAGGATGAGAAAGGAAACGGGGGAGAAGTGGATAAAGAGAAGGCACACGGCGGAGATGGTGACTGATGACGTGAAACCGAACGCAGGGATGTCActgaacagaaagaaaatgaccAGCCGCCAATTGAGACAGTTACCCAAAAATCATCTGCAGCTCGCCTGAGATGGGGATGGGAGAGAGACaggcacgcatgcacgcacacgcacacatccATCCGGGCACCCAGACGGCAGCAGGTCAGTGTGTACTGGGCCTTTTAAGGCCCTGCTGTGATGGCAGGAACGTGCGGGGCCCAATGTTTCATCACCCTCTAAGGGGTCCCCAGGAGAAGCCCGAGTTCTCCTAGATCCCAGGGGCCTGGCTAGCTCCACCCCAACACCCAGAGCAGGCAACACAGGGCTCTGCTGGGGCCAGGACAGGAGACTCCTCGTTTGTGGAAATGCCGTGGAGTTCAAAGGTCGGCGCCGTACGAGCTGTGCTGGCAGCGCCCGCCAGGCCCCGGCAGGCAGCCTCTGGTCTGTGGCAGCCgagcggagggagggagggagcggtCCCAGCGGGGCCGTGAAGCTGAAAGCATGTACTACCTGGCCCTGGAAGGACAGAGCGTGCCGAGCCGTCACTGTACAGTCCaccggccaggcctgcagggaatgGGCCCAGAGCACAGGATTCAAGGGGCGCGGGAAGGCAGACGGCGTCCACGCGCCAGGCCCCACACCGAACTCTGCCGATACCGCACTGCTCGCACCCACGCACGCTCACCCCACAGTTACACACGCAGGTATGCATgttcacacccactcacacagtaGGTTCATGAACTCCCTCCTGTGATGAAATCACGCGGCCTGCCCAGGGGCCCAGAGCCAGGCGGCCTCAGAGTGGGCACAGGACCCCAACTGCCTGCAGACAGCCGCCACCCCCTTccagcctggccgggcagctctgtcagtctcaATGCGGGCaacgccccccaccccaaggcccTCTGTAAGAACTCTAGGTGGGCCCTCCCAGGGGCTCTGAGGGCACCCCACTCACCGGGCACATAGACGGAGGGATTCTCCGACATGCCAGGCAGAGGCTGGTAGTCATGTGGTCTGCGGATCTTCAGCGACTGACCCTGGAAGATGATGCCATCGAAGGCCATGGCCTGGGTGGTCTCATCCACTGAGCGGAACTGcaagagggaggaagggtgaggaGACAGGGCCAAGGCAGGCACCCCAGGCTCCGGGGATAAACACTGCCAGTGGCCCGGGGTGGCTCATGGAGACGGGAGCACTACTACTGAGAACTGCCCTCACCCCTCCCAGTCTGAGGACCCAGGAGGGCGTATCCACTCCAGGCAGCATGGCCAGGGCAGAGACGTGGACTGTGTGCACTGAAAGGTGTgagaaagggagggaaggcagcCCCAATGTGGTGACAGGTCCTCTCCTGCCACCTGACTCACCTCAAGAAATGCAAAGTTCTTGTCCTGGTTGATCTGCACAGCCAGGACTGGGTTTCCAGGGGCCTGTGTCAGGCCGCCCAAGCGCATCTGGGCGTTGAAGAAGTCCATCATGGCCTCCTACAGAGGGAAGAGGAGACGGGGGGCGGGaggggtggagagaggagggggagggtgagagagggagacACAGAGGGGCATGGGGGCAAAGGGGGAGGGCAAGGGAGGGCGAAGAGCCCGTGGagcatggtggggtgggggtggtcgagagtggaaagggaaggagggcacAAGGTGGCACAGCGGCCAGACGGCGGGGAACCGGCATGGACACGAGGGGGGGGTGACGTACAGCAGAGAGGCCAGGCACAGAGGAAAGCACAGGACACAGAGAGGGcagagaggaagggtggggatgAACTCGAAGCAGGCAAGAGCCAGGGAGCACCAGGGACAGAGAGGAAGACAGCAGGTGGACAGACGGAAGGGCAGACGCAGGGTACACACGGCGCGAGACAGGACACGCGGCGTGGCAGAGATAGACAAAGACAGAGAGAGGAGGtgagagtggggggcgggggaggaggagagaagagtGATGTGGAGGGGTCTGGCCCTGGAGTCCGGGGGCTGGTTTATCAAATGTAGCAAAGTGCAGGTTGAGAAAGTCAGAATGGGCCTTACTTGCCTTCGACGATGGTAGCAAACTTTTTGTTGCTACGAGGGATCTCAGCCCCACAATATTTCACTttaaagagaaatggaaacaacTCTTTGATCTCGGGATTCTTGGGGGgccgtgggagggggtggggagagggatggggaggaaagggcggggaggggagggaagggaggaggtcgGGGGCGATCAAAACCAGAGAGCAGCGACCACGGGAGGGAGAGGATGGGACAGGCCAGAGGGAGGCGTGTCAGAGAAGCAAGAGGGCAGCGTGCGTCTGTGTCTGTGTGCGCCGTGTCTGCGTCTCCCCCGTCTCTCCGAGGGTGGTCACTTATGTGTGCGCTGGAGCCCTGGGGgccgaggagggtgggggagggcagatgGGGGAGgcgagaggagggggagggagagggccacCCCCAGCCCGGCCCCTGGCTGGCTCAACTCCATCCGTCCGTCTGGGAGGGGGCCGGGGGGTCTTGCAGGAGCAGAGTCTGACCCGTGCAGGttgaggggaagggggtggggagggggagagggagggccaGGGGCAGGGCAGTACCTCAGTGATGCCAAAGGGGATGTTTCCCACATAAAGGCGTCGGGCCTGTCTGGTCATCTGGCTGCCGACCACAGGCACCGGTGTCGGGGTCACAGCCAGGCCATCGGGGGTCATGGTGGGGAGCAAGGCAGTAGCCGGGATCTGACCCGCAGCTGGAAGGAAGTGGAGCAGCATTAATGAGAGCAGCACCCTGAGGCCCAGCAGGAATCCAGCACTGCCATCCCCTCCCAGGCCTCCCCCAGGCATCAGGGCTCGGATCCAGCCGCAGGCCTACCTTGCATGGCcttgtactgcatgggcgtgatgTGCTCAAAGCCAGGCGGGGGCACGTCCCAGTACTTCCgaaccttcttcttcttctcatgGCGAGGGGAGCGACTGGGAGCAGGAGGGCACCTCAGTCTGACCAAGTCCAGCCCACGTGCCACTGGGTGCTCCCGCCCCCACCCGatcagctggggggagggggaaggacagGTTGGGGCCCGGAAGGGGTAGtgctgggagggggcggggggtggtggtaaggtgggaggggggcaggtATGCTCAGCTCACATCAGTCCACCATGTTCCTCTTTAGCGCCTCTGGTCAAGGGTTTGCTGGGGGGCCATGagagaaaggggtggggtggagtgataagggatcatcttccccaactcctcctccaccaccaccaccaccaccaccaccaccacccacacacacacagacactgagCCTCAGGGATAGGCAAGCACCCCTCAGCCCTGCCACCCATACACACACTGCTCCCACCCAAAACAAGGGCAGAAGACAGACCACTCCAAACCTGCCCACCCAAATAGAACACAGAAGACTAAGGGGAAGCTTGGGAGAGTGATATCAGGCAGAGAAGGCACCGACCCTCCCAGGCCACCCAGTCACAGGAAACGAGACAGCCCACTCGGGCACCACGAGGCCCTGCAGAGTGCCAGACTGTCTTGTCCCTAGAGCAGGCCAGgcaggagcccctgccctgctggCAGCACCCTACCTGCGCCGCCGCCTGTCCCTGGAGGCGCTGCGCTGGTCCCGGTTGCGGCGGTCCCGGCTGCGGCTCCTCCGTTTGCGGTCCCGGCTTCGAGAGCGGCTGTGGCTGCGCTTCCGGTGGCGGTTCTCCTTGTCCCgctctgggggggaggggagggggtttgAGGCTTGCTGTCACCACCCCACCTGGGCACGGGAGGGCAGGAGTCTCTGGGGGGCAGGGATGGAAGCTGGGGACAGAGTACCCCACCCTCACAGCAGGCCGCAAGAGGTCAGGTGCCATGCAGGAAACTCAAGCCTGTCCCAGTCCCTGTCCCATGGAGTGAATAATGCAGGACCCAGCTCAACTTTCAGAACAGACAGGGATGTCCAGGTTCCCAGAGCCAGGGCGCGTGCCCTAACTCCAGTTCCTCCCTCCTGCGAGCCCCACAGAACCAAGGGGCCAGTAGTGGGGAACCCTGGGGGGTTTCTTCCAACCCCAGCAGGCTGGCTGAGCCTTCAGTTAAGTCGGCTTGAGGGCTAGGGAGCACTCCCAGAGGGGAAGGCAATGGCAGGGACCCTCCCATCCTGAGAGCGCTGACATCCCGAGTCAGACACCAGGGTGATGGTAAGGTCTGCACCTAGAAGACTGCACTAGTGACCACCCAGACTCAGAGACCAGCACGCCGCACACAACCGACAGGCAGAAAGACCTGGGTGACAGGTACTTTAAGAGGCTCCCACTCCAGAGAGGCATTTAAGTGAAGCtaagtctttctcccaaaaagGACTCCCCTGGACTGAAGGGGGAAAGGACACGACACAACACGACCCACAAGGGCTCTGCAGGCCTAGGGTGGGTGTTTCCACAGAAAAATCAATgcaagggttccccctggggcagCAGTGGGAGCCCGCAGCAGGCACCCCTTTCCCTTCTCTTCCTGCTCGGACCCTCTAAGAGGGAGCCCAGTACCTGGGAAAGCTCTAACCAAAGACCAGCTGAGTGAGATCAGGGAATGACAGCATTTCTGCCACCCAGGCATAGGGCTCTTGGAAAAACACTAGCAAAAGCAGAATTCTGGCTACCACCACTGCCACACTCACCATCCTCTCAGACCTCCCCCAAACCCAGGGAGAGAAAAGCAACAGCCTCTGCCACTGGACCCCACAaggcctgcagtttgaaaccaaaagCTACTTCTTAAGGGAAATGACGCTCTCTCTCATACaaagccagtctcagaaacccaaaggggcagttctagccagcTCCCACTCTGCTGTAAGACTACTATAGGTTGGTTGGTACTGGTGCAAAGGCATGACTTTTTGGATCGGTGTGGCCACTGACCCCAAAGCAACAATCCAACAAGCAAACTCAATCAAGTGGCACGGCTGCCAAGCCATGACCAGGTGGCAGTGGGCTGGGTCAGGTCTGTGACCAGCCACCTGCCAACACCTGCGGGGTTCTAAGATCACAGAGGCGGATCCTTCTGTCCTGCAGAACTCCAACCAGGGACAGTGTCTCTGATGGCCAGCACCAAAAACCCCAGGTCCTCAGCACTGCCATGACCTCTAATTGTTCACCCGCCAAACCAAAAACAAGACCAAGACGACCAaaaaaacccactagccactgctGAGGATTAGGGGGGAAGGGGGCCCCACGGGAAGACAACGTGCCACGTGCTTGGCTCTGACCACCCACCCAGGCTCTACCTGGGAGTACCTTCCTCTGGCCACTACTATCAGCACCTCACAAAGTCACGCTCCCACTACGCCCTTGGGGCCCCTGCTCTCTCCCCGTTAGGGCAAC
The sequence above is drawn from the Tenrec ecaudatus isolate mTenEca1 chromosome 18, mTenEca1.hap1, whole genome shotgun sequence genome and encodes:
- the U2AF2 gene encoding splicing factor U2AF 65 kDa subunit isoform X1 → MSDFDEFERQLNENKQERDKENRHRKRSHSRSRSRDRKRRSRSRDRRNRDQRSASRDRRRRSKPLTRGAKEEHGGLIRSPRHEKKKKVRKYWDVPPPGFEHITPMQYKAMQAAGQIPATALLPTMTPDGLAVTPTPVPVVGSQMTRQARRLYVGNIPFGITEEAMMDFFNAQMRLGGLTQAPGNPVLAVQINQDKNFAFLEFRSVDETTQAMAFDGIIFQGQSLKIRRPHDYQPLPGMSENPSVYVPGLAGGLYSDGSARSVLPGPGVVSTVVPDSAHKLFIGGLPNYLNDDQVKELLTSFGPLKAFNLVKDSATGLSKGYAFCEYVDINVTDQAIAGLNGMQLGDKKLLVQRASVGAKNATLVSPPSTINQTPVTLQVPGLMSSQVQMGGHPTEVLCLMNMVLPEELLDDEEYEEIVEDVRDECSKYGLVKSIEIPRPVDGVEVPGCGKIFVEFTSVFDCQKAMQGLTGRKFANRVVVTKYCDPDSYHRRDFW
- the U2AF2 gene encoding splicing factor U2AF 65 kDa subunit isoform X2 — its product is MSDFDEFERQLNENKQERDKENRHRKRSHSRSRSRDRKRRSRSRDRRNRDQRSASRDRRRRSKPLTRGAKEEHGGLIRSPRHEKKKKVRKYWDVPPPGFEHITPMQYKAMQAAGQIPATALLPTMTPDGLAVTPTPVPVVGSQMTRQARRLYVGNIPFGITEEAMMDFFNAQMRLGGLTQAPGNPVLAVQINQDKNFAFLEFRSVDETTQAMAFDGIIFQGQSLKIRRPHDYQPLPGMSENPSVYVPGLAGGLYSDGSARSVLPGPGVVSTVVPDSAHKLFIGGLPNYLNDDQVKELLTSFGPLKAFNLVKDSATGLSKGYAFCEYVDINVTDQAIAGLNGMQLGDKKLLVQRASVGAKNATLSTINQTPVTLQVPGLMSSQVQMGGHPTEVLCLMNMVLPEELLDDEEYEEIVEDVRDECSKYGLVKSIEIPRPVDGVEVPGCGKIFVEFTSVFDCQKAMQGLTGRKFANRVVVTKYCDPDSYHRRDFW